A stretch of the Uranotaenia lowii strain MFRU-FL chromosome 3, ASM2978415v1, whole genome shotgun sequence genome encodes the following:
- the LOC129751798 gene encoding cuticle protein-like produces the protein MLGKFLIFVALVAVAAAASRPLSYQINQRHPNSAQSWTNYQDQRRQDDWDQDRDRSDPNYAYTWAVRDEWTGDWKSQHESRQGDRVRGQYRMMESDGSERIVDYTADDYNGFNAVVRHEPEWRQHPAPQAVLAIHPVDQIRMQQQHQQQHQQQQQQQLRDLVATSNAHIIQHHAPQPWMMANRIRHN, from the exons ATGCTTGGAAAA tttctgatTTTCGTAGCCCTGGTGGCAGTTGCAGCCGCTGCGTCGCGGCCACTGAGCTACCAAATCAATCAACGTCATCCGAATTCGGCTCAGAGCTGGACCAACTATCAGGATCAGCGCCGACAGGACGATTGGGATCAGGACCGGGATCGTTCGGATCCCAACTACGCCTACACCTGGGCCGTTCGGGATGAATGGACCGGAGACTGGAAGAGCCAGCACGAAAGCCGTCAGGGAGATCGAGTCCGAGGCCAATACCGGATGATGGAATCCGATGGTTCCGAGCGAATTGTGGACTACACCGCTGATGACTACAACGGGTTCAATGCTGTTGTGAGACACGAACCTGAATGGCGTCAACATCCTGCCCCTCAAGCCGTTTTGGCCATTCATCCAGTGGATCAGATCCGGATGCAGCAACAGCATCAGCAGCAAcatcagcaacaacaacagcagcagctgcGAGATTTGGTGGCCACTTCTAACGCACACATCATTCAGCATCATGCCCCACAGCCCTGGATGATGGCCAACCGAATCCGTCATAACTGA